From a single Brassica rapa cultivar Chiifu-401-42 chromosome A01, CAAS_Brap_v3.01, whole genome shotgun sequence genomic region:
- the LOC103851936 gene encoding glycosyltransferase BC10: MSESRQRPPFKGPRWIITLVALVTLVVITALIYPPRNSVTCYMFSGPGCQLYQQFLFVPSRELTDTEAAAQVVTNEIMNLPESKTANPKIAFMFLTPGALPFEPLWEMFLRGHENKFSIYVHASKKSPAHTSNYFVGRDIHSHKVAWGQISMVDAERRLLAHALIDPDNQHFVLLSDSCVPLFDFNYIYNHLIYANLSFIDCFEDPGPHGNGRYSQHMLPEVEKKDFRKGSQWFSMKRRHAIVVMADSLYYTKFKLYCRPKMEGRNCYADEHYFPTLFNMIDPNGIANWSVTHVDWSEGKWHPRLYNARDITPYLLRKIKSIQLAYHVTSDLKKVTTVRPCLWKGDQRPCYLFARKFNPETLDRLMYLFPNYTSLV, translated from the exons ATGTCAGAGTCTCGCCAAAGGCCTCCTTTTAAGGGCCCGAGATGGATCATCACTTTGGTTGCTCTTGTTACACTCGTTGTCATCACTGCACTCATTTATCCTCCCCGGAACTCTGTGACTTGCTACATGTTTTCTGGCCCTGGATGTCAGTTATACCAACAGTTCTTGTTCGTGCCTTCGAGGGAACTCACTGATACCGAAGCTGCAGCTCAGGTTGTGACGAATGAGATCATGAATCTACCTGAATCCAAGACAGCGAACCCCAAGATTGCTTTCATGTTCTTAACGCCAGGGGCTTTGCCTTTTGAGCCTCTCTGGGAAATGTTCCTCCGT GGACATGAGAACAAGTTTTCTATTTATGTCCACGCGTCAAAGAAGAGTCCTGCACATACTAGCAACTACTTTGTTGGTCGAGATATTCACAGTCACAAG GTTGCTTGGGGTCAGATATCGATGGTTGATGCTGAAAGAAGGCTTTTAGCTCATGCTCTCATTGACCCTGATAACCAACACTTTGTGTTGCTTTCAGATAG TTGTGTACCGCTGTTTGACTTTAACTATATCTATAATCACTTGATCTACGCGAACCTTAGCTTCATTGATTG tttTGAGGATCCTGGACCACATGGAAATGGTCGGTATTCTCAACATATGTTGCCTGAGGTTGAGAAGAAGGATTTTAGGAAGGGCTCACAG TGGTTTTCAATGAAGAGGAGACATGCTATAGTCGTCATGGCTGACAGTCTTTACTACACAAAATTTAAGCTTTACTGTAGG CCGAAGATGGAAGGACGCAACTGCTATGCGGACGAACATTATTTCCCAACTCTCTTCAAT ATGATTGATCCAAATGGAATAGCAAACTGGTCGGTGACACATGTTGACTGGTCAGAAGGAAAATGGCATCCGAGATTATACAATGCAAGAGACATCACTCCTTACCTCCTCAGGAAAATCAAG TCCATCCAACTTGCTTACCATGTAACAAGTGATTTAAAG AAAGTGACGACAGTAAGGCCGTGTCTATGGAAAGGAGATCAACGTCCATGTTATCTATTTGCTCGGAAGTTCAATCCCGAGACTCTGGACCGGTTGATGTATCTCTTCCCTAACTACACCTCGCTGGTTTGA
- the LOC117128107 gene encoding uncharacterized protein LOC117128107, translated as MSNSGDKQDAENRNQNLPSYVKNPTPGIKDVDMILGEPSSSTVSTNRNYTAFELSLERGKNADVASADQAAIYYIGGICCLMPEVTDDVLEGFRQKGWRVRIVRVPESDDVAISRQKKANAYFGWLVTMLYKNTNEGLANVITDPDFKAPFDVAGYVPLRGEAAYVLSLFDYLKLPCYLGHAQLGRIKESVLKGILNHKKDGGSFGDVCSYVSKALSWKYMTGFYNVYKTLVLSDSPVLKFHGLAHEIENLHRAVKAVSGSEMPRFFRILVDGSKYHLVDRRMFPTLVAVSEQIMRTAGGSRLSDEDFLVAMHRNQFVDAVKAHELQFVNDRR; from the exons ATGTCGAACTCTGGTGACAAACAAGACGCTGAGAACAGAAATCAAAACCTCCCATCATACGTCAAGAATCCAACACCTGGAATCAAAGATGTTGATATGATTCTAG GTGAACCCTCTTCTTCTACAGTGTCCACCAACCGTAACTACACTGCCTTTGAGTTGAGTCTCGAGCGTGGAAAGAATGCTGACGTGGCGAGTGCAGACCAAGCAGCTATTTATTACATCGGAGGGATCTGTTGCTTAATGCCCGAAGTAACGGATGATGTCCTTGAAGGGTTTCGTCAAAAAGGTTGGAGAGTTCGTATCGTAAGAGTTCCTGAATCAGATGACGTGGCCATCTCACGCCAGAAGAAGGCGAACGCGTACTTTGGTTGGCTGGTGACCATGCTTTACAAGAATACAAACGAAGGCCTCGCCAACGTGATTACTGATCCTGATTTCAAAGCGCCTTTTGACGTAGCTGGTTATGTTCCTCTGAGAGGTGAGGCAGCATATGTTCTGTCACTCTTCGATTATTTGAAACTCCCTTGCTACTTGGGCCATGCTCAGCTAGGACGTATCAAAGAATCAGTCCTGAAGGGTATTCTCAACCATAAGAAAGACGGTGGTTCTTTTGGTGACGTGTGCTCTTATGTTTCCAAAGCCCTCTCTTGGAAATATATGACAGGGTTTTATAATGTCTACAAGACCCTTGTGCTTTCTGATTCCCCTGTTCTTAAGTTTCATGGATTAGCGCATGAAATTGAAAATCTGCATAGGGCGGTTAAAGCAGTTTCTGGCTCTGAGATGCCTCGTTTTTTTAGGATCTTGGTGGATGGTTCTAAATACCATTTGGTTGACAGAAGAATGTTCCCTACGCTCGTTGCTGTTTCCGAGCAGATTATGAGGACTGCCGGTGGTTCCAGGTTGTCTGATGAAGACTTTCTTGTCGCTATGCATAGGAACCAGTTTGTGGATGCGGTTAAGGCGCATGAGTTGCAATTCGTGAACGACCGTCGTTAG